A stretch of Cucumis sativus cultivar 9930 chromosome 2, Cucumber_9930_V3, whole genome shotgun sequence DNA encodes these proteins:
- the LOC101212418 gene encoding ras-related protein Rab7, producing the protein MDVSATKRRLLKVIFLGDSGVGKTSLMNRYVYKKFNLQYKATIGADFMTKELRIDDQLVTLQVWDTAGQERFQSLGAAFYRGADCCVFVYDVNVTKSFESLSSWHEEFLKQAEPADPKAFPFLLLGNKIDVDDGHSRAVSEKRARQWCDSRGSMPYFETSAKQDYNVNEAFICIAKAALTNEEEQEPYFESISESVSEVETRGGGGCAC; encoded by the exons ATGGATGTTTCTGCTACCAAAAGAAGGCTCCTCAAAGTCATCTTCCTCGGTGACAGTGG AGTTGGAAAGACTTCTTTGATGAATCG ATATGTGTATAAGAAGTTTAATCTACAGTATAAAGCAACAATTGGTGCTGACTTTATGACAAAGGAGCTACGGATTGATGACCAACTTGTCACATTGCAA gtTTGGGACACAGCTGGGCAGGAAAGGTTTCAAAGTCTAGGGGCTGCATTTTACAGAGGAGCAGATTGctgtgtttttgtttatgatgTGAACGTGACCAAATCATTTGAATCACTAAGCAGTTGGCATGAGGAGTTTCTCAAACAG GCCGAGCCAGCCGATCCAAAAGCATTCCCCTTTCTTTTACTCGGGAACAAGATTGATGTAGACGATGGACATAGCCGAGCC GTCTCAGAGAAAAGAGCAAGACAATGGTGTGATTCTAGGGGTAGCATGCCATACTTTGAGACTTCAGCAAAACAGGATTATAATGTCAATGAAGCATTTATTTGCATTGCAAAAGCTGCGTTAACCAACGAAGAAGAGCAAGAACC TTACTTTGAAAGTATTTCGGAGTCTGTGTCAGAGGTGGAGACAAGAGGAGGAGGTGGTTGTGCTTGTTAA